The nucleotide sequence AGTATTTTGTTGAATGGAATCAGCACTCCTGATCACCTTCCTCAAACATGGCGTTGAAGCGACGCTGCATTTCTGCTGGTGTGACCTTTTCGATTTCCGAACCAAGCAGCCATTCATGACCGAACGGATCGCGAATTTTCGCCGCGCGTTCTCCATAGAACTGGTCCGCGGGTTCCATGATCAGCGTGGCGCCGGCCTGGACAGCCTGCTGCGTCATGGCGTCGACATCCTGCACGTGGAGATGAATCGCAGAACCGGTCAGCGCGGATTCGGCGGGCGCATGGATGCCGTATTCTGGGTACTCATCCGAAACCATGATGGTGGCTGCACCGAATTTGAGTTCCGCATGGCCGATCCGTCCGCCGGGCTCTGTCAGACGAAAATCCTCGACCGCTTCGAAGGCCTGCTGGTAGAAATCGATGGCAGCGGCAGCGTCCCGGGTCCGCAGGTAAGGAAAGACTTCATGGATCTGGTTTGCGTCAGGATTGCTGTTGGTCATCGTTTCAATTCCTGTATCGGGTCGGGTGAAGTTTTAAGACGTCAACCAGTCTACTCTGAAGGAAGTGGCTTGTATTGGAAAAAATGATTACCCAGAGCCTGGCAGCATATGGTTTTTCCGATCCGGGGCGACCGGTCTGGATTCCGGCGGTGTGACACCCGTAAAATCTCGGAATTCATGAATCAGATGGGACTGGTCGTAATAACCGTTCTCGAGAGCCAATTTGCCCCAGGGGATCTGTTCGCCGCTGACAATCTGATCCAGGACGGACTGAAAACGCTGAATGCGGAAATACGGTTTGGGGGTGAGTCCGACCGAATTCTGGAACTGCCGAATGAAACGCTGGTTAGCGACAGACTGATTCGCTGCATTGTATGCTACTGCGAAGCGGGAGTTCGTTCCACCGGGTGTCTCCTGAGTTCCGCAGGGGGCGAACCGAAGTCAGCCCGCGTCTCTACCAAAAAAATTTCCCCCCATTCCTGCGTTCAAAGAACAGCAAAAACGGGGGGCTGAAAGTCTGCCTTGGAGTCAGGCAGCAAGATTATTTCTTCTTGCTGGTTTTCCCTTTGGCAGTTTTGGTTGTTGGCTCAACAGTTTTGCCAGTTTGCTTTTTGGCACCTTGCCCAATCTTAGAAGTAGATTTGGCCATCACTCGTTCTCCAGTAATAAGGAGGTTAAGAAACAGGTATGAACTAAGATATTCATATCGACGCGTAAATTACCAATCTTTGCAGAATTTGAAATATCAGAGTTCACAATTTTTAAATATTTGCGAAGAATATTTTCAGATAGTCTTTTCGCGGCGTTCTCTCGAGGCATCACAGCAACGACGTAGTGTCGCTGTCGGTGATTGTGAGAGTTACGCTCCCCTGCTCTGTTCCCGCTTTCGCTGATGGAAAAATCGGCGACTGGTCCTGGCATGGGAGCATCGAAAATCTGCCAGAGTGTTCGAGTGATGAGAGGCAGCAATCCCGTTCTGCGAAAGCAAAAACGGGCGGACTTGAGTGTCCGCCCGCGTGGCTGATTGACCGGAGTGAGGATGGTTTCCGTTTGCTCCGGCGTCCTGTTTTTATGCTATTTCAGCTTAAAAATCAGGTCCCAGCGTTTCCCGCTTGGCCCTGGTGCTGATGGCCCTGTAGAGGGTCATGTCCATGTTTTCGGAGAGAAAGCGAACGCGGCCATCGCCGAACACGAACTGCGCACCACCGGTGTGATAGCTGCCGGCTGCTTCTTCTGCATAGCCGTTGATCGGGTCGTTACTTTCAGCGGCGATCAGGTATTCGCTCATCTCTGTCGGCGGGTTGCTGTCGGCGCCGCCTGAGAAACAGTGCTTGCGGTCACTGCCGCCACCACCCAGTCGATCGGCGTCTCCCCCCGAGTCAATCACTTCACTGACGAAGATGGTGTTGGAGAGACCGTCAGTGACATCACGGAACGCGACGCTACTGCTGATGAAGAAGATACCGTCAGCGCCCATACATCCACCCTTGGCAGCCATCTGGGCGGGCGTGGTAATCGAGCCGCCGTAGCAGTTATCTCCTGAGTTACCGATGAGCGTACCCATGTTGCCATTATAGTTGGAGGGAGAGTATCCCCCTTTTTGTACGCCGGTGGTCACATCGGGTTGTGAAGGGCACCAGAAGACGGAGAGCACGGTCTGACCTGCCAACTGCTGTTTGGCGCTGGTGGTACTTCCTGATTCGGCGCCCATGCCACTGGAGTCAGGACCCTGGATCTGGTCATACATATTCGCCTGGTCGAGATAAGGCAGGATGCTGGCGTGCCAGGTCCAGCCATGACCGTAGTATTTGGTACCGTTGTAGTAAACAATGCTGCCCGAGGGCAGAGATTTGAAACTGGAGTGGTAGTTGTGTAATGCCAGCCCGATCTGTTTCAGGTTGTTTTTACAGCTGTTGCGGCGAGCGGCTTCCCGGGCCTGCTGGACCGCCGGTAAGAGCAGTGCAATCAGGATCGCAATAATGGCGATCACGACCAATAGTTCAATTAATGTGAATCCTTTTCGATTCTTCATTCGTCTCCCCCTTGAAAGAATTAAGTATGCAGGAACATGCAGTGAAAGAAAAAAGCTGGTTGAGATGGAATCGGTCTGTCTTATAAACAGACTGGTATATTGCTATCTGGAAGAGTCATCATTGATGAGCGTTTCCAGCAGTTAAAGATTGATGAGACGAGTTCTCGTTTGACGGGTGTGCCGGGAGTCTACAGCAGAATTGTGAAGGTTTTGTGAGGGGAGTGTGATGTTATTAAGGGGTAAGCGAGCACTGATGTAACTCTTTATGGTTAAGAGTTTATGAATAATGGAGGGCTGGTTTTTAAACTGTGATTTCCGGAGGCGATTTCAGGTGATCAAATCCTCTGGCAGACGTGATTTCCTGTTAGGAGAGCCTGAAAAAACAGGGGTTTGTGGAATCACGATACGGTTCATTGAATCTTAATGAGAAGCACAGGAAAAATTCATTTAAGATGGTTTTGAGAGCGCGGAACGGCCTGGTGGGAAGTGGGCCGGATCGGATAATTTATGAATTTTTTGTGGATCGAAAAGAAAAAACGAATCCTGTTCAGTCTCCGGGGGTTCTTCCCGGCTCTCCAGGTGATCAAATGAGATTCCGCTCCCCTGCTCTGCTCAGGTTCTGGCTTGGATCTGACTGACGATGGTCGGGTCTTTGATTTTAGTATCGTCTGCCAGCAGAAAGGCTTTGCTGAGAATGATCGACAGCATCTTATCCCCTTCAAATGGTAGGAACAGGTTGTTCGTGCTTTTATCGGCCATCGACTGATTGGGGACGATGCAGAGATAAGCGTCGTGAGGCGACATCAGAATGTTCCCGCTCCCCAGGTGGATTTTGTAGGTGTGCAGTGTTCCCTGGACGAGCAGAAATTTCTCTTTGAAGGAACACTGGCTGGCGATTTTGAGTCGCGGGACGAGTCGCTGCAGGATCTCTTTACGGGTCTGGGCGGTCTCAGTCAGCTCGCCGAATGAGTAGCTTTGCCAGTAATCGACGTAACGTCCTTCCGGTCCGCCGTCGGACCAGGTGGGATCATTGGCGACGGAAGCGACGCCGACAAACAGGTCAACATCGCGCATCAGTTCGCTGAAAACCAGTGGCGGGATCTCTTCCAGGTTGATCGGATTGTCGTTCCCCTGCTCTCCCCAGGTGCCATAACCGCCTCCACCGGCGTGGGACACCCGCGCGGCTGCTTCCAGTGGATAAAAGCGGACCTGGTCCGTCGCGAGATAGAGGTATGTCCCCGCATCATTGGTGTCGACTCCGTAATTGTCGCCGATCCCTTCCACCCAGAATTCCGCCCGCAGGTTCCATTTGGGGAGCAGTTTTCTGGCCGGGAGATAGAAGTCATCGACCATCAGCCGCAACTGGTTTTTCCAGCCCCGGGCACCGCAGAGGGCATTGAACTGGTGCTGTTTGATGATATGAGCCGCATAGCGGTTGGAATAGATGCCTGTATTCCGTTCCGCGTCGGTCAGCAGGTAGACTTCCCGGTGTGCCTGTTTGAAGGGCTGCTGAATTTTGTGTTCTTCCAGCCAGTCGCGCCAGGCAATGATCTCCTCGGTCGCATGTTCAATCGGGTGCCAGAGTGTGACGGTTGTGGTGGCAGTCAGGTTTTCTATGGGGGTGCTGCTGCGATCAACCAGTTGACCGTCGAGCCAGATGCCGTCGACGACGTCGTCACCTGATTTGAAACTCCAGATGATCCGCCGGGCCAGCGTGCCGACCAGGGGGTGATCGAGATACCGTTCTTTCCAGATCTCGAACGGCCAGACTTTCTGTTCCAGGAACAGGTTGTCGATGCGTTCGCGCTGGGCGGGGAGCATCTTCTGGATGTCCCTGGCACCCGCTTTGAGTTCTTTCAGCTCCTCGGGGAAGTCTTTCTTGACGGCTGCGGGAACCGATTTTTGCGGTTTACCGTCTGCTTTGAGCCATGTGAGTTGCGTCGTTGTAGTGCCGGTGATGGTGAGCTGGGCGGTGAAGTCGCCTAATGGCTCTTCGAGCTGGCCGACCTCTGTCAGACCGTAAGCGGGCACGCCCATTTCTTCGATCTCTTCCCGGGGCACCTGCATGCGTTCGGCGGTTTCGTTGAGTGCTTTTTCGATCCCCTTCTGGGCGGTGCCGAACTTGACCTTCACCTTCAGGAATGCCAGTTGACCGAGCGCCGTCTCATTGGAAATCTGTCCCAACGCCCAGACACAGGCGTTGCCCACCTTAATGGCGCGGGGACCGACGCCGGGAACTTTCTTGTAGGTGGAAATCGCCAGTGCAGCCAGAGCGCGAGCCAGTCGAGGATCATCGGTCAGGCTGCAGCACCAGGCGAGGCCTTTGAGGGTATCGGTGTGAATGTCGATGAGCATCATATTCGGGTCGGGACCCCAGCGGCGGGGATTCAAAGACTGTGTGCGGGGCTTGTCGACCAGGGGGAACCACTCCAGCAGAGTGTTGGTGAATTGTTCTTCGCCGATCTCGCCAACCAGGGGTGTGGCTGTCTTCACCCATTTAGCGGAGGGCTTGCCGGCCGAAGCGGTCTGGCAGTGCGAGAGTAAGGCCCCCCACGCATTTTGCAAAGGGCCGGGCATCTCTGCACTGTCGGCCAGGGCTCTGTCCGACCAGGCTTCCCCCGCTTTGAGCGGAAACCGGGTATGATTGTCACTGAGAGCCTGCAGTGTTCTGATGAGCGGGAAGACTTCCTCGTCCTTTAATTTGAGCAGAGCTTCTGCCAGTCCGGACAGTGATTGTTTGAGCTGGTGGTCTGGCTGTTCTTCGGATTTATCCAGATAACCTTTGATGCGCTTGACGAACGCTTTTATGTGAGGATGACTCCACTCGTCGTGGGCCCTGGTGCAGGCACAGCAATCTGCCAGCCAGGCATATTCGGGCATGGTGAAGGGGAGATTGCGACTGATCAGCCGGGCTGCAACGTGGACAGGCACTTTAGAATACTCAGGTCTCTGCTCTGGCAGTGAATCATAAATTTGTTGGAAGTTCTCGGGCCAGATGTTGTTGTAGCGGTCGTCGTAGCCCAGATACCTCAGACCGAACGCCAGAAAGATAAAATCACGCTGGACGTCTTTCTGCTCTGCCATGATCTCTTCCACGCAGGAGAGACTGGCAATTTCTGAGAAGTCGCAGACCTCTTTGTTTTCTGTGGCGATCAGTAACTTTCGATAGAGTTCATCAGCGCGGGAAGAGTATTGCATGGGTGTACTGTCAGTTCCGGGGTGAGGGGCAGCGGGTGAACGGTCGGTCGAGCGAGTGTAGCGATCAGCCACCCACGAGCAGCGTCAGCTTCAGGAACGACACTTCCGATTGCGGCGTGATCTTGATCTCTTCGTCCAATGATTCGGCCTGCCGCTCGTTCACCAGAATCAGGATCTGGTTCCGTTCGAAGGCTTCGACGGCTTTAGCGAACTGCTCGTGCCAGTCGATCTCGCGACTTTTTTTCAGCTTGAAGCCATTGAGGGTTTCTTCGGTATCCGTGGGCTGGATCAGTCCCCGGAAATGCTCAGTCTGCTTTGCGTTAAAATCTTTGACTTCCTGGTAGACGCGGCTGCGGATCAGTTCGCGTACGGTGATGTTTTCCGTCAGGAATTCGAGCGTGATTTCGCCGGTAATTTTCCCGGCCATGGTTTCATCACGAATGGTCAAAGTGGTCGCAGACATGAAGGTTCCCTTCTATAAAGCTCAAGAAGAACAGAATAGTCTTACTGTGCGATTGTACTCTGGTCGGATTTCGGATGCCAGTCTTGCTTCTGCCGGAAAGTCTGATTCATTTGATCTTCATCTTTCTACCACGAAAAGTACGAAATGACACGAACGTTTCTGACCGCTGAGATCACAAACCCGGGGTGGTCCCGGATGTCATCCGGGACGAGCGAAGCGAGCAGGAGGTCTCAACTGCCGGTGACGAATGTTTCGGGAAAAGAGCAATCGGTCTGCAGGAGAGAATCAGGTCAGTCGTTTCTTAATCTCTCGATTTCTCTGTTACCTCCTGTTGCCTGCGGCAACCTCGAATTCCATTCGAGGCCACCCGGAGAGAATTGACAGGTTCTCTTTTTTCTACCACGAAAAATTCGAAATGACACGAAAGTATCTGACCGGTGAAATTACAAACCCGGGGTGGTCCCGGATGCAATCCGGGACGAG is from Gimesia maris and encodes:
- a CDS encoding DUF4132 domain-containing protein is translated as MQYSSRADELYRKLLIATENKEVCDFSEIASLSCVEEIMAEQKDVQRDFIFLAFGLRYLGYDDRYNNIWPENFQQIYDSLPEQRPEYSKVPVHVAARLISRNLPFTMPEYAWLADCCACTRAHDEWSHPHIKAFVKRIKGYLDKSEEQPDHQLKQSLSGLAEALLKLKDEEVFPLIRTLQALSDNHTRFPLKAGEAWSDRALADSAEMPGPLQNAWGALLSHCQTASAGKPSAKWVKTATPLVGEIGEEQFTNTLLEWFPLVDKPRTQSLNPRRWGPDPNMMLIDIHTDTLKGLAWCCSLTDDPRLARALAALAISTYKKVPGVGPRAIKVGNACVWALGQISNETALGQLAFLKVKVKFGTAQKGIEKALNETAERMQVPREEIEEMGVPAYGLTEVGQLEEPLGDFTAQLTITGTTTTQLTWLKADGKPQKSVPAAVKKDFPEELKELKAGARDIQKMLPAQRERIDNLFLEQKVWPFEIWKERYLDHPLVGTLARRIIWSFKSGDDVVDGIWLDGQLVDRSSTPIENLTATTTVTLWHPIEHATEEIIAWRDWLEEHKIQQPFKQAHREVYLLTDAERNTGIYSNRYAAHIIKQHQFNALCGARGWKNQLRLMVDDFYLPARKLLPKWNLRAEFWVEGIGDNYGVDTNDAGTYLYLATDQVRFYPLEAAARVSHAGGGGYGTWGEQGNDNPINLEEIPPLVFSELMRDVDLFVGVASVANDPTWSDGGPEGRYVDYWQSYSFGELTETAQTRKEILQRLVPRLKIASQCSFKEKFLLVQGTLHTYKIHLGSGNILMSPHDAYLCIVPNQSMADKSTNNLFLPFEGDKMLSIILSKAFLLADDTKIKDPTIVSQIQART
- a CDS encoding VOC family protein, whose product is MTNSNPDANQIHEVFPYLRTRDAAAAIDFYQQAFEAVEDFRLTEPGGRIGHAELKFGAATIMVSDEYPEYGIHAPAESALTGSAIHLHVQDVDAMTQQAVQAGATLIMEPADQFYGERAAKIRDPFGHEWLLGSEIEKVTPAEMQRRFNAMFEEGDQEC
- a CDS encoding helix-turn-helix domain-containing protein; translated protein: MRQFQNSVGLTPKPYFRIQRFQSVLDQIVSGEQIPWGKLALENGYYDQSHLIHEFRDFTGVTPPESRPVAPDRKNHMLPGSG
- a CDS encoding DUF1559 domain-containing protein — encoded protein: MKNRKGFTLIELLVVIAIIAILIALLLPAVQQAREAARRNSCKNNLKQIGLALHNYHSSFKSLPSGSIVYYNGTKYYGHGWTWHASILPYLDQANMYDQIQGPDSSGMGAESGSTTSAKQQLAGQTVLSVFWCPSQPDVTTGVQKGGYSPSNYNGNMGTLIGNSGDNCYGGSITTPAQMAAKGGCMGADGIFFISSSVAFRDVTDGLSNTIFVSEVIDSGGDADRLGGGGSDRKHCFSGGADSNPPTEMSEYLIAAESNDPINGYAEEAAGSYHTGGAQFVFGDGRVRFLSENMDMTLYRAISTRAKRETLGPDF